One Mus pahari chromosome 21, PAHARI_EIJ_v1.1, whole genome shotgun sequence genomic window, TTCCATATTATTGTAACTGCACCTATATTTTTCCTCAATACTGAGTTCAAGAAGTTTACGTTCAGTCCCCCAATCTTTGGTACATACAAAGACTGAAGAAATAGAGAGGGATCGTCAGAGGAGAACAGGAAGTAGACAGTCGCTTGCCCAGTGTCATCAAATGTGGATAGACAGGTTGTGTCACTTAAAATATAGATGTTACAGTACTAATTTCCAGGATTGCAGTAGTGAAGACATAATTAAATTATGTACTTAATATCCTATCAAGTCTAACATGAAAGAGGTGCTTGCAAGAAGGGAAGaccacagcacagacacacacaggtgaaGAACCTGTGAGATAAAAGCCATATGCAAGATTCTTATGCAGGTTTTCCTGGAAAGAAATCAGTGCAGACATCCCATGATCTTTGACTTCCAGACtctataatgtaaaaaaaaaaaaaaaaaaaaaaagtagatttctGCTCTTTAACTTTATTAGTACTGAAACATTACGGTAGCCCTAGCTACTCATGtaaaatttgaaaaggaaaggatGCCCATATGAGAGTGAGTGAAAGCCCAGGGTAAACTAGAAGCTTAGAAACTGAGCAACAAAGAAGATTTCAAACCTGGAAAACACTAGGGCAAATGCCTATGATGGATGCAAAGCATGGGTAAATAAGAAACCTGCCAAGCATTCACTATTCATTATTTAATGCAATAAACATATTTACAATAGTTGACTCTGCCCACAACTCCTTTCCcactcaattgaaaaaaatactgTTTCTCTAACTTAGAAcaagatttatttacttcttatatCAAAGTTCATCCTCACTTACTAAATGCGGAGATATTCTTAACATCATCAACTTGGTGTTAGTACTTATTCTGAAAACAAACTCATGGTAGATGAATGACTCTTCAGAATCTCCCCACTTAAAATAAGCTTTATGGCTTTCCTAAACcaaggataaaagaaagcataaatcaAAGGGTTCATGGATGAGTTATAATAGGCAATCCAGCAACAGATTTCATAGACATAGGCAGGAGTGATGAAGCCCATGAAAGCATCAACCAATGCGTCAACTGTGTATGGGAGCCACGAGACCATAAACGCCACCACAGTGACCCCCAAGGTTTTTgcagccttcctctctctcttggcCACTCTGGCTTTGTGACTCTCTGAGGATGAGTCACCTCTGTTGCCACTTACAGAAGTTTCGATTTTTACAGCTTGCTGTTTGGCTACCAAAAATATTTTGCTGTAAAGAATGATCATAACAAGGGTAGGNATGAAGAATAGAAGAAANNNTATCANAACNNAGTCTTGATTGACAACGATTTGNCAGCCCCCTAcacaattaagagcacttactaagCTTTCAATCCCCTTAGCACTGATGCCNGTGTAGAACACTGCACTGCTGTACACCAGGGGCAGAATCCAGGAGATGCTGATGCAAATTCCAGACACAGACACTGTGAACTTGGTGGGATAGACCAGAGGGTCCGTGACAGCGATGTACCTGTCCACTGAGATNAAGCNNAGGTGGANGNNAGAAGANTANCAAAANGCNNCNTCACAGCAACNGTGAAGGCTACAAAATNTATCTCCAAANTACCAGCAGCTCTCGATGGACCTGACCATGCTGAAGGGCATCACAGAGATGCCCACCAAGAAGTCAGCGCTGGCCAGAGAGGCGATGAGAAAATTGGCTGGGGAATGCAGCTGCTTGAAATGGAGAACTGAAATCACCACCAGGAGGTTCCCACACACTGCCAACACAGCCCCAAAGCCAAAGACCATGTACAGGATGAC contains:
- the LOC110338231 gene encoding trace amine-associated receptor 8b encodes the protein MTSNFSQPALQLCYENMNGSCIKTPYSPGPRVILYMVFGFGAVLAVCGNLLVVISVLHFKQLHSPANFLIASLASADFLVGISVMPFSMVRSIESCWXFGDXFCSLHXCCXXAFXXSSXXHLXXISVDRYIAVTDPLVYPTKFTVSVSGICISISWILPLVYSSAVFYTGISAKGIESLVSALNCVGGXQIVVNQDXVXIXFLLFFXPTLVMIILYSKIFLVAKQQAVKIETSVSGNRGDSSSESHKARVAKRERKAAKTLGVTVVAFMVSWLPYTVDALVDAFMGFITPAYVYEICCWIAYYNSSMNPLIYAFFYPWFRKAIKLILSGEILKSHSSTMSLFSE